DNA sequence from the Hyalangium ruber genome:
TGGCTCCCTCGCCCTGAGATTGCCCTCCGGGCTAGGGGTGCGCGGCCGGCGGGCTGCGCGGCAGCCTCACGGTGAAGACCGTTCCCTCGGTGGCGGTGGAGCGAACATTCACGGTGCCACCGTGGGCGAGCACGATGTGGCGCACGATATAGAGCCCCAGGCCAATGCTGCCCTTCTCTTGATCCACGATCGCCGTGCCCCGCTCCAGCGGCTCGAAGATCCGGGGGAGCAGCTCCGGAGAGATCGGCGCTCCACGGTTGTGGACCTCCAGCACCACGGCATCCTCTTCACCGCGCGTCTCCACCCGCACCGGCGTCTCCGGTGGGCTGTATTGGAGCGCATTGCCCAGCAGATTGGAGATGACCTGCGCCAGCCGGTCCGAATCCCACTCGCCCTCTCCCCTCCCCGTCTGCGAGATCTGGATGATTCGATCGGGGCGGGAGAGTTGCGCCTCATCCACCACCGTCCGCGCCACCTCGTGCAGATCCGTGGCCTTGCGCTGAACGCGGATGCCCCCACCCTGCCGAGCCTGGGTGAAGTCCAGCAGGTCGCGGATCATCCGGGTGGCGCGCTCGGCGGCCAGGAGGATGAGGTGGATGCGTTGCTGCTGCCGCTCGTCGAAGGCCTGGCGCTTCAGGGCGGAGACGGTCAGCGTGATGGCGCTGAGCGGATTGCGAAGGTCATGGCTGACAATGCCAATCAACTGTCTCTCGAACTCGGCGCTCTGACGGGTCTCTTCCTCCAGGCGCTTCTGCTCGGTGACGTCCACCATCGCGCCCGTGAAGTGCGTCGGCTGGCCCTGCGCGTCCAGCAAGACGCGGCCCTGATCGCGGACCCACCGCGTGCCAGCGTCCGGCAAGAGGAGGCGGTATTCCTCGACGAAGCCACGGTGCTCATGGATGGCGCGCTGGATGGCCGCCTGGACTCGCTGCCGATCTTCCGAATGGATCCGGGAGAAGAAGTCCTCCAGGGGCTGGCGGGTCTCCACGGCCTCCAGTCCGAGGATGCGATTGGCCCCGGCATCTCGCGTGTCGAGGCCCGTCTTCAGGTCCACGCTCCAGGTGCCGATGTTGGCGGCCTGCAGTGCTGAACGCAGGCGCTCCTCACTCTCGCGCAGCGCCAGGGCCAGCGTCTCCACCTCTTGCCGGGCCTCCCGTTCGCGGGCCAGGAGCTCGCTGCGCTCGGCCTCCGCGCGCCAGGCCCGCTCCTCCGCCTCCTGCACCGCTGTCAGCGAGTCCTCCGCCAGGACTCGCCGCGCACGCTCATCCGCCAGCGCCCGCTTTCGCACCCACTCGCGGCGCACCAGCGCATGCACTCGCGCCACCAGCTCCAGCGGGCGGAAGGGCTTGAACACGTAGTCGTTCGCGCCTGCCTCCAGCCCCTTCACCACGTCCTCCAGCCCGTGATGCACCGTCAGCAGGAGCACGGGCAGCGTCTCGGTCGCGCGGTTGTTGCGCAGGTACTGGCAGACCTCGATGCCGGAGAGGCCGGGCAGCTCCCAATCCAGTACCAACGTATCGGGGAGCGGCTGCTGACCGAGCGCTTCCAGCAGACTCTCACCATCCGTGAAGGAGGTGATAATGCAGGTACGAGCGAGCGCTGCGCGGATGTACTCCGTCTCCGTCGGACTGTCGTCCAGGATCCAGATGCTAGGACGAGAATCCGCTGAGGGACTGGGCGTCATTGCAGGGGGCAGGCCCGCTTCGCTTTAGCAATCGCAACGGGGCACGGTCAATTCGGGGCCCCTCGGTCGCGGAGTCCTGCTGTCCCCATGAACGCACGGTCCGTGCCGAGGTAGTCCATCCTACCCAGGCCGGAGGAAAGCGCACTGCCCACCTGCTGAGTTGCCCACCCAACACTCTGGCATGCTAGATCGCTTGCGCATCATCCGAAGGAGGCGGCATGCCGGAGTTGGTGTTCTTTCGCCGGGGCGAGGAAGTGCTCAGGGTGGCACTGGGGCAGGAGCGCGTGGTGCTGGGCCGCGGGGAGAAGAGCGACGTCGTCATTCCCGATCCGGACGTGAGCCGACAGCACCTGGCGCTGGTGTACGACGGCACGCGCTGCTTGCTCGAGGATCTGTCGGGCAAGGGGACCCTCGTCGCCGGCAAGCCAATGACGCAGGGCGAGCTGGCGGACGGGGCGGACATCGCCCTGGGCCAGTGGCGCGCGGTGTTCCGGCAGCGCGGCGGCGGCGAGGACGAGGCCGCCACCGGCGTGGGGCGGCGCACGGACGTACAGTCGCGGGAGTTATCGGAGGACGGCTGGACACCGGCCCAGGTGCGGGTGAAGCAGGGCTCCAACGAGCTCATCCACGAGATCAGCGGCGAGAGCTTCACCATCGGCAAGGATCCGGCCAATGAGCTGGTGGTCCAGGATCGGTTCATCTCCAGCCGGCACCTGAAGGTGACTCGGCGTGAGGGCGTGTTCCATCTGGTGGACCTGAACTCCACCAACGGCACCTTCCTGGGCAACGCGCGCATCTTCGAGCTCGAGGTGCCGCTGCACACCACGCTGCGAGTGGGCGAGACGGAGCTCATCCTCGAGCCGCTGAGCCAGGGCGGGCCGGGGGCACCCTTCCACGGCATCATCGGCGGCGATCCTTCCGTGCGACAGCTCGTGGAGCTCATCGAGCGGGTGGCGCCCTCCACCGCCGCGGTGACCATCCTGGGCGAGTCGGGCACGGGCAAGGAGCTGGTGGCCAAGGCCCTCCACGATTGCTCCACGCGCGGGGACAAGCCCTTCATCCCCATCAACTGCGCGGCCATCTCCAAGGAGCTAATCGAGAGCGAGCTCTTCGGCCATGAGCGGGGTGCCTTCACCGGCGCGGACACGAAGCGCAAGGGCGCCTTCGAGGAGGCCCACGGCGGCACGCTGTTCCTGGATGAGATTGGCGAGCTGCCCTTGGACTTGCAGGCCAAGCTGCTGCGCGCCCTGGAGAGCGGAGAGGTCAAACGCGTGGGCGCCAGCCGTCCCATGCACCTGGACGTGCGCGTGCTGGCGGCGACGAACCGGGACCTGCTGGCCGATGTGCGCGAGGGCCGCTTCCGCGAGGATCTGTACTACCGGCTCTGCGTCATCCCCCTGACGCTGCCGCCCCTGCGCAGCCGGCGTGGGGACATCGCGGTGCTGGCCGAGCACTTCGTGCGCACCTACTCCCCCCGGGGACAGACGGTGAAGCTCTCCTCGGCCGCGGTGGACAAGCTTCAGCAGCACGCCTGGCCCGGCAACGTGCGCGAGCTGCGCAACGTGGTTCACCGCGCGCTGCTGCTGCGCAAGGGCCCCCACATCGACGCCACCGACATCACCTTCGATCAGGAGTACAGCCGCGAGCCGCTCCCCTCCTCGGCGCTATCGATGGAGCTGCCTGTGGGCATGACGCTGGAGCAGATGCTGCAGCGGCTGGAGCGGCAGATCATCGAGACGGCGCTGAGCCGCTACAAGAACCGGGGACGCGTCGCCAAGGAGCTGGGATTGGCCCGCTCCACCCTCTTCAAACGGCTGAAGGACTGGGGCATCACCCAGCCCGACGAGGAGCCTGAGTAGGCCCTGGGCCGACATCACGCACCGCGCCATAGGGCAGAGATCTTTTCGGCGGCTCAGGCGTCTAAGCCTGTAGGCCCCTTATGCGGGGGCCCTCAGGAGGCTTCTCATGGTCGCCGGTGTCGCCGGGTTACCCCCAATTTCCCAGCTCTACCGACAACATCGTACCCGGGCCCTGGCTGTGGCCCGGCGCATCGTCGGCGACGCGGATGACGCCGAGGATGTCGTGCAGGACGTCTTCACCCGGCTGGCGCGCAAGCCCGAGGGCTTCACCGGGCGCGCGGCGTGGACCACCTGGCTGCACCGGGTGATGGTGAACAGCAGCATCAACTGGCTGCGTGCGCGCAAGCGCCGCGAACGCCTGGGCCACGAGCCGCAGGAGCCCACCTCCCCCGAGGCGCATGCGGTGGGCCAGGAGATGCAGCAGCACTTCGGAGACGCGCTGCGGGAGGTGAGCGACCTCCAGCGGCAGGTGCTGTGGCTGCGCGAGGTGCGCGGCTTCAGCTACCCGGAGATCGCCCAGGTGCTGCGTGTGCCCGAGGGCACGGTGAAGAGCTCGCTGCACCGCGGGCGGATGCGCGCCCTCGCGGTGCTGGAGGAGCGCGGCCAGCGCCCGTAACGCGGCGGCGAGCCCGGCTCAAGCGCGCAGCTTGAGCCGCTCGCGCGCCTCGAACCATGCCGTGGGGATGGACGCGCGCCCCGCGCTCAGGGCGACGATGCCCCCCACGATGGCGCAGGTGGTGTCACGGTCTCCCAGGCCAGAGACCGTGGCCCAGAGCGCCTCCTCGTAGTTCTCCAGGTGCCGGGCCGCGCACCACACCGAGAACGGCACCGTGTCCTCGGAGATGACCCGCTCCCCGCTGCCCAGCGCCTTCGCCGCCGCCACGGGCGAAGTCTCCAGTGGCAGCGCCCGCGCCTTCTCCACCCCCCGGCGTGTCGCGCCCCGAGGCGTGTGCTCCAACACGAGCTCGAAGAGCCGCGAGGAGGGCTCACGCGTCTTGGGCCACTGGGCCGCCCAGGCCGCCGCCACCGCGATGGAGATGGCTCCCGCCTGCCCCTCGGGATGGAAGTGCGTCACCTCCGCCGAAGCCCGGGCCTCGGACACCACTCGGTTCAGGTCATCGGCGAAGTAGGCGCCCAGCGGCGCCACCCGCATCGCCCCACCGTTGCCCTTGGAGCCTTCGCCGCCGAAGACCTGCGCGGAGACCTTGCGCCAGGGCTCGCCCTGGTGGAGCGCCTCGAGGATGTCGTGCGCAGTCCCGCCATAACCCCGGTAGCGGTTGTCGCGGTAGCGGACGCCGAACACCTGGGCGAGCGCGTCCTGATCGATGCGCCCGTGTGCCTCCAGCACCTGGACGATGCCCAGCGCCATCTCCGTGTCATCCGTGTAGTTCCACGGAGGAGGCACCGTCTGCCGCCGCGCCACCATCTCCATCGCGGCCCGCGCGGGCAGGAAGAACCGCTCGCCAAACGCGTCCCCCACGGACAGACCGTCGAGGGACAGGAGGGCGCGCTCCATGCGCGCGGAGGAGTCCTCGGGCTTCGAGTTCGTCATACCGCATTCTCGAATGCCCGAGGACTAAGTGTCAACATGACACTATGGCGCCGGAATGGTCACCGGCACGCTGGTGGTGTTGTTGTCGAGCGTGAGCTCCTGGAAGGCGCGCGTGGGGTTGAGGGTGACCTGGAGGCGGTAGTCGCCCGGCGGCACATCGGTGATGTCCAGCCACTGGCAATCGAGCGTGTTGCCGTACAGGTCGGACCACCCGCGCTGGATGCCCTGGTTGTCACAGTTGAAGCGCTTGGAGCACGGCACATCGGGCCCCATGGCGACGCGCTGGGTGTCCTCCATGCAGTAAGCCTGCTTGCGGCCGTTGAGCACCGTGCGCCCCTGCCCGTCCAGCAGGGCGTAGGAGGCAAAGCCGCTGAAGTGGTAGTGGCCGTGGCAGGGCGAGAGGGTGAAGAGATCCGGTCGCTCGGCCGGCTGCGGCACCGTGAGGGTGGCGAAGCCCTGGTTCACCGCCTCCACGCTGAAGCGCAGCACGCGGCGCGCGCCGGTGCCCGACACGCACTCCTCGACCTTGGCGCACGAGTTCTCGGTCACGAACACCGTATCGAAGAGGATCTCGTCCTTCAGGCGCGCCTCGTCGACCATCAAATCCGGCAGCGGCGCCCTGACGCCGTGGCACTGGCAGTCGGAGCCACAGAACTGCCCCTCGCCGCAGCCAGGCTCACACGTGGGACGCAGGTGGTCGCACTTCGCGAACGTCTCGCACTTCCCCGTCAACGGCACGCACAGCTTCGCATCCGGGCAGAAGCCGCACTGCCCGCCGCACTGGTCGTCACCGCACTCCCGGCCATCGCACACCGGGGTACAGGGACTCGGTAGGCACTTGCCCCGAACACAGACCTGGCCGGACTCACAGACGCCACAGTTGCCGCCGCAGCCATCGCTCCCGCCGCAGTACAGGCCATCGCACTTGGGCACGCAGCCCTCCGCGGCGAAGCGAACCTGCAGGGCGAACGGCCCCAGGTTGCTGGCATCGAAGCCGTCGACGATGAGGTAGTAGGTCCCCGGGTCCAACGCCACGGAGATGCGCGAGCCGTACTCTCCCGGAGGCGAGGAGTCATCACTGCACGCGATCGTCCGCGCGGGCGTGTTGTCCAGGCAGTCGGCGGCGCCGTCCTCGCCGCGCTTCTTGCGCAGGTGCAGCACCGTGTCGTAGCCGGAGACGCGCGCCTCCAGCCCCAGTCGCTCGGTGAGGGTGAAGGAGTACACGGTCTCCACCGCGGTGCTGGTGCGATTGCAGGAAGGCACCGCCTGATGGAGCCCTCCGGAGCTGTCCCCATCGATGGTGTGATCGCCCACCAGCGGCGTGCCCTCGGCAAGCAGCGGCAGGGGAGCGCGACAGGTCCCCGGCTGCGTCTCGGGCTTGCACGCGAAGATCCCCTGCGCGCAGGCCTCGCCCGCGGGGCAGGCGCCACACGAGCCGCCGCAGCGATCATCACCGCACTGCTTGCCGGTGCAGTCGCGCTCGCAGCTCGCCATGCAGACCGCACAGGTGCCCGTGGGGGTGTGCTCACACGCGCGCGTCGCCTCGTTACACGCGTCCTGCGTACACTCCGCGCCGTCATCACACGGCGGCGGCCCGGAGACGCACTGGCCGTTGGTGAAGCGCTCCTCACCATTGCAGAAGGTGCCGTCGGAGCAGGTCACCTCCACCTGGGTCTTCAGGGATTCTCCGAAGGCGACGCCTCGGACCCAGGTGCCCCACTCCAGCTCATGGAGGCCCACCACCCCAGGGCCCGCAAGCGCCCCTCGGAAGGTGCCCACCTCGCCGGGCTTTACATCCTGTGAGATGTGGAGTGTGCCACCGGCCCACGCCTCCTGACCGGGTCGCGGCATCACATACACCTCGCGCGGCTTCCACTTGGCGGTGCCCTCATTCTTGAGGGACAGGGAGACGATTCCTCCACGGCTCGGCGGCGCGCGCAGGGGAGCGGTGGGCTCTACCCAGGTCGCGGAATAGAGCGTGTCGTCATCCACACAAGCGATGCCCAATACCGCGAGTGCTCCCAGCCATGTCAGGACCTTGCGCACGCGTACCCCCCGTGAAGGACTGGACAAAGCATTGAGTCAGTCTCCAGCCCTGTCATGTGACTCACAGTGGAAAGCGCTAGAATCACACACATCCTCCATCCGGAGGAGGAGGGTTTCGTGGGTCGAGCGTGACTCCGGTCCGTGGTGCCTCCGCTCGGCTACTCTTGGGCGGACGAGCAGGCAGCCCTGGAGGCCACATTCACCGCGACAGCGCTCTCGCGATACGCTGTTGCACAGTGAACACAGAAGAAACGGATCGCACAGCGGGGGGTCGGAACATGCAGGGCAAGAGAGTGCTTGTCGTGGACGACTCCAGCACGATCCGCGCGGCGGTGAAGTTCATCCTCGGCGGCCAGGAGCTCGAGCTGCTCATGGCCGAGGACGGCCGCCAGGGCGTGGACACCGCCACCCGCGAGCTGCCGGACCTCATCCTCATGGATGTGGAGATGCCGCACCTGGACGGGTTCTCGGCCTGCCGCCAGCTGCGCCAGCAGGAGTCGACCCGGCACATTCCGATCATCCTCATCACCAGCCGGGGCGCTCAGGTGGACGTGGCGCGCGGTTATGAGAGCGGTTGCACCCTCTATCTCACCAAGCCCTTCGACGAAGAGCGGCTGCGTGGCGTGGTGAAGCGCTTTCTGTCGCGCAGCGGCGCGGGCCAGCGGGAGGCGGCCCATGGCACCACCGGCTGACGAGTCCCGCGAGGAGATCCTCCGGGAGTTCCTCCTCGAGAGCCGAGAGAACCTCGACCAGTTCGAGGCCGGGCTGCTGCGACTGGAGACCGAGCCCGTCTCGCCGCCGCTGCTCACCGGCCTGTTCCGCAACCTCCACACCGTGAAGGGCACCTGTGGCTTCCTCGGCTTCACGGGCCTGGAGGCGCTCACGCACGCCAGCGAGGACCTGCTGCAGCTCGCGCGAGAGGGCCAGCTCACGCTGGACACCGAGTGCCTCGCCACGCTGCTGGCCACGGTGGACACCGCTCGCCAGGTCATCCAGCACATCGAGACCACGGGCTCGGAGGGCACTCCGGTACACGGGTCGCTCCTGGCGCGCCTGCAGCGGCTGCGGAAGGGCGGCCTCGCTTCTCCACTCCCGTCCTCCACCGAGCTGGTGCTCCCCACCTCGGGGGCGGCGGAGACGAAGGTCCGCGTGGACGTCGCGCTGCTGGACCGGATGATGAACCTGGTGGGCGAGCTGGTCCTGTCGCGCAACCAGCTGCTCCAGAGCCTGTCCACGGCCACCTCCGGCGCCGATCTATCCTCCGGCGCGCACCGCCTGAGCCTCGTCACCACCGAGCTGCAGGAGGTGGTGATGAAGACGCGGCTCCAGCCCATCGGCAACGTGTGGAACCGCTTCCCGCGCCTGGTGCGGGACCTGGCCCACGCCTGCGGCAAGCAGGTGCGGCTGAAGATGGAGGGCGCGGACACCGAGCTGGACAAGACGCTGCTCGAGGCGGTGATGGATCCGCTCACCCACCTGCTGCGCAACGCCATCGACCATGGCCTGGAGGCCCCGGCCCAGCGCGTGGCTCAGGGCAAGGAGCCCGTGGGCTGCGTGACGCTCCAGGCCTACCACGAGAGCGGCATGGTCAACGTCGAGCTGTCCGACGACGGCGCCGGCATCGACCCCCAACGGATCCTCCAGCGAGCGATGGAGCTCCGACTGGTCACCGCGGAGCAAGCCGCGACGCTGAGCGATCGCGAGGCGCTGGCCTTCCTCTTCGCCCCGGGCTTCAGCACCGCGGAGCGGGTCACCTCCCTCTCCGGGCGCGGCGTGGGCATGGATGTGGTGAAGGTCCACATCGAGAAGATCGGCGGCACGGTGGACATCCACAGCCGGCCGGGCCAGGGCACGACGGTGAAGCTGAAGATTCCGCTCACCCTGGCCATCATCCCCGCCCTCATCGTCACCTGCCGGAATGAGCGCTTCGCCATTCCCCAGGCCAGCCTGCTGGAGGTGGTACGACTCGAGGGAGAGCAGGTTCGGCGCCACATCACCTCCCTGCAGGGCAGCCCGGTCTTCCGGCTGCGCGACCGGTTGCTGCCGCTGGCCTGGCTCTCCCGGGAGCTGAAGCTCGCCGCCGAGATTCCCGCCGCGCTGGAGGAGGTCTCCATCGTGGTGCTCCAGGCGGGAGAGCGCACCTTTGGCCTGGTCGTGGACGCCATCAACGACACCGAGGAGATCGTCGTCAAGCCGCTGTGGAAGCGGCTCAAGGCCATCACCTGCTACGCGGGGGCCACGGTGCTCGGAGACGGCCGGGTCGCGCTCATCCTGGACGCGCTGGGGCTGGGACAGCGGGTGGGCGTGGTGAACGAGGCGCGGGAGCAGCTGGTCGGACAGCGGACAGCAGCCCCCGAGGCTCGCGAGGAGCGAGAGCGCGTCCTCCTGTGCCGCAACGGCCCGGAGGGCCAACTGGCCATCCTCCTGTCACGGGTGTCGCGGCTGGAGAAGCTGCCGGCCTCGCGCGTGGAGCACATCGGCGCCATGGAGGTGGTGCAGTACCGGGGCCAGCTCCTGCCGCTGGTGCGGGTAGCCGCGATGCTCCAGGAGCGGCGCCGCCAACCCCGGCATCCCTCCCAAGAAGCCACCGCGGAGGAGGAAGAGTTCTCGGTCATCGTCTGCGCCCATGGGGAGACGCACGTGGGGCTGGTGGTGGACGCCATCCAGGACGTGGTGGAGGTGAAGGTGGAGCTGCAGCGGCACTCCCGCCGCGCCGGCGTCCTCGGCTCCATGGTGGTGCAGGGTCGCGCCACCGAGTTCCTCGACGTGGAGGGGCTGGTGCGCGCCGCCCTCCCCTCGCTGGTCGCGGGCCTCGCCGCGCCACTGGACAGGAGCGCGTAGGCCATGCCCGCCACCCGCCAGATGTGTACCTTCACCGTGGACGGGAACCTCTTCGGCGTGGAGCTGGAGCGGGTGCAGGAGATCCTCCGCGCCCAGCCCCTGGCCCGCATTCCCCTGGCGCCCTCCGAGGTGGCGGGCCTGATCAACCTCCGAGGGCAGATCGTCCCCGCCATCGACCTGCGGCGCCGGCTGGCCATGGCCGAGCGCTCCCCCGAGGCCGAGCCTACCAACGTCGTGCTGCGCGGCGACGACGGGGCGGTGAGCCTGCTGGTGGATGAGATCGGCGATATCCTCACCGTGTCCGCCGAGACCTTCGAGCCACCGCCCGAGCACCTGCGCGGTCCCCTGCGCGCGCTCCTGCTGGGCGTCCACAAGCTGCAAGACGCGCTGCTGCTGGTGCTCTCGCCGGACGCCGCCATCGACATCTCCCCCCTTCCTCAAGCCTGACCCCGAGCCTGCCCCATGCCTCGCACGCCCAAACCCTCTCCCCGCGCCTCCGCCCCCGAGGCCGCCGCCCCGAGAGCCCCCGCCAACCGGGCGCCTCGCAACGAGGTGCGCGCGCGCAAGCCCGCACCGGGCTCGGCGCCCAACGTCGTGGACGCGGCCCGTGAGCTGCTGGAGGGCAGCGGGGCCCGCGCCATCCTGGACCACGCGCAGACCAACCTCTTCGTGGCCGATCTGGACTTCACCATCGTCTATATGAACGAGTCGGCCAGCCAGACGCTGCGGCTCGTCGAGAGGGAGCTCGAGAGCTCCTTCGGCATCCGCGTGGACGATGTCGTCGGCGGCTCCATCCACCGCTTCCACCGCAACAGCAGCCGGGTGGAGAAGGTGCTGCGCAATCCCACCGCCCTGCCCCATGACGCGATGTTCGAGTTCGGCGGCGTCATGTTGAAGTCGCGCATCAACGGCGTGTTCGACCGACGCAACACGCTCATCGGCTACGTGGTGGCATGGAGCAACGTCACCGAGCAGGTGAAGGCCGAGACCGAGGCGGCGCAGCTGCGGATGATGATCGAGAGCGCCCCCATCAGCGTGATGCTGGCGGACATGTCGCTGAACATCATCTACCTGAACCCGGCCTGCCTGCGGTTCTTGAAGTCGGTGGAGAAGCACCTGCCTGTGCCCGCCGAGAAGGTGCTGGGCTCCTCCATCGACGTCTTCCACCGCGACCCCAGCCACCAGCGCCGGCTGCTGGCCAGCGACAAGAATCTGCCCATCCGGACGAAGATCCGCCTGGGACCGGAGGTGGCGGAGCTCCTGGTGACGGCCATCTACGACAAGCAGGGCCGGTACGTGGGCCCGATGGTCACCTGGGAGCTCGTCACGGAGAAGATCGCCACCGAGCAGCGCGAGAAGGCGCTGGTGGAGACGCTGCGCGGCGTGCTCAAGGAGGTGGCGGTCCACGCGCAGGCGCTGGCCGCCAGCTCGCAGGAGCTGTCCAGCATCAGCCAGCAGATGGTGGGCACCGCCCAGGAGACGTCGAACCAGGCCAACCACGTCTCCACCGGCTCCGAGCTGGTGAGCCGCAACGTCCAGGGCGTGGCCACCGGTATCGAAGAGGTGAACACCAACATCCGGGAGATCGCCAAGAACGCCAACAGCGCGGCGAAGGTGGCCTCCTCGGCGGTGGGGGTGGCGCAGAAGACCACGGGCACCATCACCAAGCTGGGCACCAGCAGCGGGCAGATCGGCAAGGTCATCAAGGTCATCACCTCCATCGCCCAGCAGACGAACCTGCTGGCGCTCAACGCCACCATCGAGGCTGCGCGCGCGGGCGAGGCGGGCCGGGGCTTCGCCGTGGTGGCCAACGAGGTGAAGGAGCTGGCCAAGGAGACGGCGCGGGCCACCGAGGACATCGGGCAGAAGATCGCCGCCATCCAGAAGGACACCGAGGAGGTCATCTCGGCCATCGAGGAGATCAGCACCACCATCACCAGCATCAATGACTTGCAGACGGCCATCGCCACCTCCGTGGAGGAGCAGACGGCCACGGCGGGGGAAATCCTCCGCAACGTGAGCGAAGCGGCCAAGGGCAGCCGGCAGATCACCGATAACATCACCCTGGTGGCGCAGGCCGCGAGCAGCACCACGGAGGGCGCCACCAGCACGCAGAAGGCGGCGGTGGATCTGGCGAACATGGCGCAGGCGCTCCAGCGGCTGGTCTTGCAGTTCGAGGACCTCGATCAGGAGCGGGCCAAGGCGAAGTAGTGGCATAGGAGGTAAAACGGTGCAGGTGCTCGTCGTCGACGACTCGCGGGTGGCGCGCCGGATCATCAGCCGCCTGCTTCGAGAGCTGGGCTTCTCCGTGACGGAGGCGGCCGACGGCCGTCAGGCGCTCGAGGCCCTTCGGGCCCACGAGGGCCTGGGGCTCGCCCTGGTGGACTGGAACATGCCCGAGCTGGATGGGCTGGCCTTCGTCCAAGTGCTCCGCTCGGACCCAACCTACGCGGGGGTGAAGATCCTCATGGTCACCAGCGAGACGGGGATGCACAAGGTCCGTCAGGCGCTCCAGGCCGGAGTCGATGAGTACGTCATGAAGCCGTTCACTCGCGAGGCTCTCCTGGAGAAGCTCGCCCTGCTGGGCTTCTCCCTGCCCTCCTGAGTGACGCCATGGCTCTCATCCGCATCCTCGTGGCTGATGACTCGGCGGTCGCCCGGAGGCAGATCGCGCTGATGCTCAGCAGGGACCCGGAGCTGCTGGTGGTGGGCACCGCGCCCACGGGCCGCACGGCGATCGAGAAGGTCGAGCAGCTCAAGCCGGATGTCCTGCTGCTCGATCTGGCGATGCCAGACATGAACGGGCTGGACGTGCTCACGGTGGTGCGCAAGCA
Encoded proteins:
- a CDS encoding chemotaxis protein CheW translates to MAPPADESREEILREFLLESRENLDQFEAGLLRLETEPVSPPLLTGLFRNLHTVKGTCGFLGFTGLEALTHASEDLLQLAREGQLTLDTECLATLLATVDTARQVIQHIETTGSEGTPVHGSLLARLQRLRKGGLASPLPSSTELVLPTSGAAETKVRVDVALLDRMMNLVGELVLSRNQLLQSLSTATSGADLSSGAHRLSLVTTELQEVVMKTRLQPIGNVWNRFPRLVRDLAHACGKQVRLKMEGADTELDKTLLEAVMDPLTHLLRNAIDHGLEAPAQRVAQGKEPVGCVTLQAYHESGMVNVELSDDGAGIDPQRILQRAMELRLVTAEQAATLSDREALAFLFAPGFSTAERVTSLSGRGVGMDVVKVHIEKIGGTVDIHSRPGQGTTVKLKIPLTLAIIPALIVTCRNERFAIPQASLLEVVRLEGEQVRRHITSLQGSPVFRLRDRLLPLAWLSRELKLAAEIPAALEEVSIVVLQAGERTFGLVVDAINDTEEIVVKPLWKRLKAITCYAGATVLGDGRVALILDALGLGQRVGVVNEAREQLVGQRTAAPEAREERERVLLCRNGPEGQLAILLSRVSRLEKLPASRVEHIGAMEVVQYRGQLLPLVRVAAMLQERRRQPRHPSQEATAEEEEFSVIVCAHGETHVGLVVDAIQDVVEVKVELQRHSRRAGVLGSMVVQGRATEFLDVEGLVRAALPSLVAGLAAPLDRSA
- a CDS encoding chemotaxis protein CheW — its product is MPATRQMCTFTVDGNLFGVELERVQEILRAQPLARIPLAPSEVAGLINLRGQIVPAIDLRRRLAMAERSPEAEPTNVVLRGDDGAVSLLVDEIGDILTVSAETFEPPPEHLRGPLRALLLGVHKLQDALLLVLSPDAAIDISPLPQA
- a CDS encoding methyl-accepting chemotaxis protein, yielding MPRTPKPSPRASAPEAAAPRAPANRAPRNEVRARKPAPGSAPNVVDAARELLEGSGARAILDHAQTNLFVADLDFTIVYMNESASQTLRLVERELESSFGIRVDDVVGGSIHRFHRNSSRVEKVLRNPTALPHDAMFEFGGVMLKSRINGVFDRRNTLIGYVVAWSNVTEQVKAETEAAQLRMMIESAPISVMLADMSLNIIYLNPACLRFLKSVEKHLPVPAEKVLGSSIDVFHRDPSHQRRLLASDKNLPIRTKIRLGPEVAELLVTAIYDKQGRYVGPMVTWELVTEKIATEQREKALVETLRGVLKEVAVHAQALAASSQELSSISQQMVGTAQETSNQANHVSTGSELVSRNVQGVATGIEEVNTNIREIAKNANSAAKVASSAVGVAQKTTGTITKLGTSSGQIGKVIKVITSIAQQTNLLALNATIEAARAGEAGRGFAVVANEVKELAKETARATEDIGQKIAAIQKDTEEVISAIEEISTTITSINDLQTAIATSVEEQTATAGEILRNVSEAAKGSRQITDNITLVAQAASSTTEGATSTQKAAVDLANMAQALQRLVLQFEDLDQERAKAK
- a CDS encoding response regulator, translated to MQVLVVDDSRVARRIISRLLRELGFSVTEAADGRQALEALRAHEGLGLALVDWNMPELDGLAFVQVLRSDPTYAGVKILMVTSETGMHKVRQALQAGVDEYVMKPFTREALLEKLALLGFSLPS